A genomic segment from Nitrospira sp. MA-1 encodes:
- a CDS encoding helix-hairpin-helix domain-containing protein, translating into MNDVKPRGLRAGSLQWPDRHSGEFSCRVSLLLKLAFLGAGVCFVYWVGWPQLAISPGVPLENSGVLESRTILSGSADHPAEVVNVAPHSGRDVVYPLQVMVEDEPEPTREIAVVTVDLNDGTLAELEHLPGIGPVLAGRIVAHRTSHGAFRHIEDLVLVPGIGEKRLELLRPFVGVGVSTKAIGIGS; encoded by the coding sequence ATGAATGACGTTAAACCAAGGGGATTGCGAGCCGGGTCGTTGCAATGGCCTGATAGGCATTCAGGCGAATTTTCCTGCAGAGTCTCTCTTCTATTGAAATTGGCCTTTTTGGGGGCAGGCGTGTGTTTCGTCTATTGGGTCGGGTGGCCGCAGCTAGCGATTTCTCCAGGCGTTCCCCTCGAAAATTCAGGTGTTCTCGAATCACGCACAATCCTTTCCGGTTCCGCTGATCATCCCGCCGAAGTTGTGAACGTGGCGCCTCATTCGGGGAGAGATGTCGTATACCCTCTTCAAGTGATGGTGGAAGATGAACCGGAACCAACCCGTGAAATCGCGGTGGTGACCGTGGATTTGAACGACGGCACCTTGGCTGAATTAGAACATCTTCCTGGCATTGGACCGGTCCTTGCCGGACGAATTGTGGCGCACCGAACTTCCCATGGAGCATTTCGACACATTGAGGACCTGGTACTTGTGCCGGGTATTGGAGAAAAACGGTTGGAGCTACTGCGCCCCTTTGTCGGTGTAGGAGTCTCAACCAAGGCGATAGGTATCGGGAGTTAA
- a CDS encoding phytoene/squalene synthase family protein, which translates to MRLSPSDQHLLGDVLKRVSRSFYLTLAILPRAVRSQIGLAYLLARAADTIADTGDLEDGVRLECLRLLKGQLWGSVPDLAQIKKIQGQVLTQQSNPDERRLLEELEGCFRIYQKFSPTDRSQIAQVLSVLIGGMQFDLHQFPQKTDGEAVRALQAIHDFEYYTYAVAGCVGEFWTKMVCSHLAGFRGWDQACMIPLGIRYGKGLQMVNILRDLPRDLRNGRCYIPTVLLDQVALAPHQLLDETSVQAFRPLFRKLIQEARDHLDQGWRYTMAIPRMEIRLRLACMWPILIGIRTLQQLSVSPLVLSPNSPIKIARSDVYQIVASTGLTGGCGTVGTAYWGYWRKRIV; encoded by the coding sequence ATGCGCCTTTCTCCATCGGATCAACATCTTCTCGGTGACGTGCTCAAACGGGTTTCCCGCTCCTTTTATTTAACCCTCGCCATTCTGCCTCGTGCCGTTCGTTCGCAAATTGGTCTGGCCTACTTGCTGGCCAGGGCTGCGGACACCATTGCCGATACAGGGGACTTAGAGGATGGGGTTCGTCTGGAATGTTTACGTCTTTTAAAGGGGCAGTTGTGGGGAAGCGTCCCTGATTTGGCGCAGATCAAAAAAATCCAGGGGCAAGTACTTACCCAACAATCCAATCCCGATGAGCGTCGCTTATTGGAAGAATTAGAGGGGTGTTTCCGAATTTACCAAAAATTCAGTCCAACCGACCGGTCTCAGATTGCGCAGGTTCTTTCAGTACTGATTGGAGGAATGCAATTTGACCTCCACCAATTTCCTCAAAAAACGGATGGGGAGGCGGTACGAGCATTACAGGCGATTCACGATTTTGAATATTACACGTATGCGGTTGCGGGATGCGTGGGGGAATTTTGGACGAAGATGGTATGCAGTCACCTCGCGGGATTTCGGGGGTGGGATCAGGCCTGCATGATTCCCTTAGGCATTCGCTATGGGAAGGGGTTGCAGATGGTGAATATTCTTCGGGATTTGCCACGGGATTTGAGGAATGGGCGGTGCTATATTCCGACGGTGTTGCTGGATCAAGTGGCTCTTGCTCCTCATCAGCTACTCGATGAAACTTCTGTTCAGGCATTTCGCCCCCTCTTCAGAAAATTGATTCAAGAGGCTCGAGATCATTTAGATCAAGGTTGGCGCTATACGATGGCCATTCCTCGAATGGAGATTCGCCTGCGTTTGGCCTGCATGTGGCCGATTTTGATTGGGATCCGTACTTTGCAACAATTGTCGGTGTCACCGCTCGTGCTGAGTCCGAACTCACCCATCAAAATTGCACGGAGCGATGTCTATCAAATCGTGGCCTCCACGGGACTTACGGGTGGCTGTGGCACAGTGGGTACGGCCTATTGGGGATATTGGAGGAAGCGTATTGTCTAA
- a CDS encoding DUF1844 domain-containing protein, translating to MSEEEQGFVIRDKRGRSEPEASPPPEAKTSAAEPVSSAESPHAPHPPLSFSSFVFSLGTSSLMLMGETLDPQQPPPPVNLPQAKEIVDILSLLEEKTKGNLSSEEASVLGDMLYTLRMKYVSLTSGKGSMVSP from the coding sequence ATGAGCGAAGAAGAACAAGGTTTCGTAATTCGGGATAAACGAGGGCGATCGGAGCCGGAGGCTTCCCCACCCCCGGAGGCAAAAACTTCAGCGGCGGAACCCGTTTCTTCGGCGGAATCACCCCATGCACCTCATCCTCCATTGTCATTTTCATCATTTGTCTTTTCTCTCGGAACCTCTTCTCTCATGCTGATGGGAGAGACTTTGGATCCTCAACAGCCCCCACCTCCCGTGAATCTTCCACAAGCCAAGGAAATTGTGGATATCTTATCCTTGCTGGAAGAGAAGACTAAAGGAAATCTGTCGTCGGAAGAAGCGTCCGTCTTAGGAGATATGCTCTACACTCTGCGGATGAAATATGTCAGTTTAACGTCAGGTAAGGGCAGTATGGTTTCCCCCTAA
- the tyrS gene encoding tyrosine--tRNA ligase, which produces MTTSEINRQLDLILRGTVEVIQLDELKAKLAESLKEQRPLNIKAGFDPTAPDLHLGHTVLIQKLKHFQELGHQVIFLIGDFTGMIGDPTGVSETRVALTKEQVLANAKTYEQQIFKTLDPQKTRIEFNSHWMSGMRVEKMVELCSHYSVARMLERDDFSNRYRDQKHISVHEFLYPLVQGYDSVVLEADVELGGTDQKFNLLVGRDLQRDYGQKPQVVLTMPLLEGTDGVRKMSKSFGNYIALEDRPADMFGKLMSISDELMLRYYELLTVSNLDKVKRQHPMEAKMALAEQIVRQYHGSDAVEEAKADFKQRFQKRDFPDEPDAHVKLSPTDFNNSQDYSLSVVDVLMRTGLVPSKSEARRLVSQGGVQVDGDKLADPNGMMTFEPGRSYPMKIGKRKFAIIEFTE; this is translated from the coding sequence ATGACAACTTCAGAAATTAACCGGCAACTGGATCTGATTCTTCGGGGAACCGTGGAGGTCATTCAGCTCGACGAATTAAAGGCCAAATTAGCGGAGTCACTGAAGGAACAGCGTCCTCTCAATATTAAAGCCGGATTTGATCCCACGGCGCCGGACCTGCATCTGGGCCATACGGTGTTAATTCAAAAACTCAAGCACTTTCAGGAGTTAGGCCATCAAGTTATTTTTCTCATTGGCGATTTTACGGGCATGATCGGCGATCCGACCGGCGTGTCGGAAACCCGTGTAGCGCTGACGAAAGAACAAGTGCTGGCCAATGCGAAAACCTATGAACAACAAATTTTTAAAACGCTGGATCCTCAGAAAACCCGTATCGAATTTAATAGCCACTGGATGAGTGGAATGCGGGTCGAAAAAATGGTGGAGTTGTGTTCACATTATAGCGTGGCGCGGATGTTGGAACGGGACGATTTCTCAAATCGATACCGGGATCAAAAACATATTAGCGTGCATGAATTTCTGTATCCCCTGGTTCAGGGGTATGACTCGGTGGTGTTGGAAGCCGATGTCGAGTTGGGTGGAACCGATCAGAAGTTTAACCTGCTCGTCGGGCGTGATTTGCAGCGGGATTACGGACAAAAGCCGCAGGTGGTGCTCACGATGCCGTTGTTAGAAGGCACCGATGGGGTCCGGAAAATGAGTAAGAGCTTTGGAAATTATATCGCCTTGGAAGATCGTCCGGCAGACATGTTCGGCAAGCTGATGTCTATTAGCGATGAACTGATGCTTCGGTATTACGAACTCCTGACGGTTAGCAATTTGGATAAGGTCAAGCGGCAGCATCCGATGGAAGCCAAAATGGCGCTGGCCGAGCAGATCGTTCGTCAATATCATGGAAGTGATGCTGTGGAAGAGGCCAAGGCAGATTTTAAACAGCGATTTCAAAAGCGGGATTTTCCCGATGAGCCGGATGCCCATGTGAAACTCTCACCCACGGATTTTAATAACTCGCAAGATTATTCCCTGTCTGTCGTGGACGTTTTGATGCGGACCGGCTTAGTGCCCAGTAAATCTGAAGCCAGACGGCTCGTTTCCCAGGGTGGGGTCCAGGTGGACGGAGACAAGCTTGCCGATCCCAACGGAATGATGACCTTTGAGCCTGGCCGATCCTACCCGATGAAAATTGGCAAGCGAAAATTCGCAATTATTGAATTCACTGAGTAG
- the htpX gene encoding protease HtpX gives MKKFKGIGLLLIANILIFITLSISFTVLSEMILPAFGIDLRGSLAQQDLLWAFVIGFGGAFISLAFSKQMARAFIDCTQITEPRSQAERLVYETVQKISEKLGISMPEVWIYESPDPNAFATGPTKNNSMVAVSTGLLNNLNEGEVRAVLAHEMGHVYNGDMFTTTVLAGLMNTFVYFISRFIYRQVAERNEALGFGVYIVLQIVLSVLAMIPISWWSRRREFAADRFAANTVGKEHMISALEGIDRWVQRTQFDYSSQDALATMKISGKSQSFMQIFATHPPIEARVNALRQL, from the coding sequence ATGAAAAAATTTAAAGGAATTGGTTTATTACTAATTGCCAATATCCTCATCTTTATCACCCTCTCAATTTCGTTCACTGTCTTATCGGAGATGATTCTCCCGGCCTTCGGGATTGATCTCCGTGGATCATTGGCTCAACAGGACCTGTTATGGGCCTTTGTCATCGGATTTGGCGGTGCCTTTATCAGTTTGGCCTTTTCCAAACAAATGGCCAGGGCTTTTATTGATTGCACCCAAATTACGGAACCCCGTTCCCAGGCTGAAAGACTCGTGTATGAGACAGTCCAAAAAATATCTGAAAAGTTAGGTATTTCGATGCCGGAGGTCTGGATTTATGAATCACCGGATCCCAATGCGTTTGCCACCGGGCCAACAAAAAACAACTCCATGGTGGCCGTCTCAACCGGTCTGCTCAACAATCTTAATGAAGGTGAAGTTCGAGCCGTCCTGGCTCATGAAATGGGCCATGTCTACAACGGGGATATGTTTACCACCACCGTGTTGGCAGGCTTGATGAATACATTTGTCTACTTTATTAGTCGATTTATCTATCGGCAGGTGGCAGAACGGAATGAGGCTTTAGGATTTGGAGTGTATATCGTTTTGCAAATCGTTCTCTCCGTCTTGGCGATGATTCCGATTAGCTGGTGGTCCCGCCGTCGGGAATTTGCAGCAGACCGATTTGCAGCCAACACGGTAGGCAAAGAACATATGATCTCTGCCCTGGAGGGCATTGATCGTTGGGTGCAACGTACCCAATTTGATTATAGCTCCCAAGATGCCCTGGCAACGATGAAAATTTCTGGCAAATCACAAAGTTTCATGCAAATATTTGCCACTCACCCGCCGATTGAAGCGAGAGTGAATGCATTACGGCAACTCTAA
- the gcvH gene encoding glycine cleavage system protein GcvH, translating to MEPQDLRYHKEHEWIRVEGNKATLGISQFAQDALGDVVFVDVPKVGTSLQAEDQLGEVESTKATSTIYTPVTGKILEVNAELQDHPELLNQDPYGKGWIAVLELANPGEVDALMTPEQYTAFLASQES from the coding sequence ATGGAGCCACAGGATTTACGTTATCACAAGGAGCACGAATGGATTCGCGTTGAAGGGAACAAGGCGACGTTAGGCATCAGTCAATTTGCTCAGGATGCCCTGGGGGATGTGGTCTTTGTGGACGTTCCTAAAGTAGGAACCTCATTGCAGGCTGAAGATCAGTTGGGCGAAGTGGAGTCGACCAAGGCCACCTCGACGATTTACACGCCGGTGACCGGAAAAATTCTCGAAGTCAACGCAGAGCTTCAAGACCATCCCGAACTGCTCAATCAGGATCCCTATGGAAAGGGGTGGATCGCGGTGCTGGAATTAGCCAACCCCGGTGAAGTGGATGCGTTGATGACGCCGGAGCAATACACGGCATTTTTAGCCTCACAGGAATCATGA
- a CDS encoding rhodanese-like domain-containing protein, translating to MKRFSAFSKNGQIDEMESLAFIIGIVGLCTASVALWSVRRLHQEVIRLKREQYYLEQKVGALPGKIESAVEPLRIQTALLARGQRVSDTLIRNGQLYYEISSDEAVQWLVQPSPSSNIFVLDVRTNAEYAKQRIPGAKLIPVEDLEMRYQNEIPIEFDKILVYCAGGDRSRLACDFLSRQNYPNIYLLKNGLQGWTGPMEGDSSGSLIQISSKSRVSSPSVG from the coding sequence ATGAAGAGGTTTTCTGCCTTTTCGAAAAATGGACAAATTGATGAGATGGAGAGCCTAGCATTCATTATAGGAATCGTCGGACTGTGTACGGCAAGTGTGGCGCTCTGGTCTGTTCGGCGACTTCATCAAGAGGTAATACGCCTGAAGCGTGAGCAATATTATCTTGAGCAGAAAGTGGGTGCACTCCCTGGGAAGATTGAGTCTGCCGTAGAACCATTACGCATCCAGACGGCGCTGTTGGCTCGAGGCCAACGGGTGTCCGATACGTTGATTCGAAATGGCCAACTGTATTATGAGATTTCCAGTGATGAGGCGGTCCAATGGCTGGTGCAACCTTCCCCTTCATCGAATATCTTTGTGTTGGATGTCCGCACGAATGCTGAATATGCCAAACAGCGAATTCCGGGGGCCAAACTCATTCCTGTTGAGGATTTAGAAATGCGGTACCAGAATGAAATCCCGATTGAATTTGATAAAATCCTGGTGTATTGCGCGGGTGGTGATCGAAGCCGGCTTGCCTGCGATTTTCTGAGTCGACAGAATTATCCCAATATCTACCTCTTGAAAAATGGATTACAAGGGTGGACGGGACCAATGGAAGGGGATTCGAGTGGATCTCTTATTCAAATATCGTCTAAATCACGGGTATCCTCACCTTCTGTTGGATAG
- the ndk gene encoding nucleoside-diphosphate kinase: MSERTLAIIKPDAVAKHAIGDIVRRYEEAGLFPVAMKMMRLSQGMAEGFYAVHRERPFFKDLTTYMSSGPVVVVVLEGKDAVKKHRDLMGATDPKKADPGTIRAAHGASIEANAVHGSDSAENALIEIRYFFAESNLG; this comes from the coding sequence ATGTCAGAGCGGACGTTAGCAATTATTAAACCTGATGCGGTGGCCAAGCATGCGATTGGTGATATTGTCCGCCGGTATGAGGAAGCCGGGTTATTTCCGGTTGCTATGAAAATGATGCGGTTATCCCAAGGGATGGCAGAAGGGTTCTATGCTGTCCATCGAGAACGCCCATTTTTTAAAGACTTGACCACCTATATGAGCTCTGGGCCAGTGGTGGTCGTGGTGTTGGAAGGAAAGGATGCCGTCAAAAAACACCGTGATCTGATGGGGGCAACCGATCCCAAGAAAGCCGATCCTGGCACCATTCGGGCTGCGCATGGCGCTTCTATTGAGGCCAATGCGGTGCATGGGTCCGATTCTGCGGAAAATGCTCTAATTGAGATTCGGTACTTTTTCGCGGAATCCAATCTAGGCTAG
- a CDS encoding (2Fe-2S) ferredoxin domain-containing protein, whose protein sequence is MSKFTHHIFVCVNERPKGDPRGCCAALGSVGLHGFFKKEVERLGLKGIVRANKAGCLDQCEYGPSVVIYPEGVWYWVGQEADVTEIMERHIGKGEIVERLLMPGKNGSLPTVKS, encoded by the coding sequence ATGAGTAAATTTACCCATCATATTTTCGTGTGTGTCAATGAACGGCCAAAGGGAGATCCGCGAGGGTGTTGTGCTGCCCTGGGTTCTGTCGGATTACATGGGTTCTTCAAAAAAGAAGTCGAGCGGTTAGGGTTAAAAGGTATTGTCCGGGCAAACAAAGCCGGGTGTCTGGACCAATGTGAGTATGGACCAAGCGTCGTCATCTATCCCGAAGGGGTCTGGTATTGGGTTGGACAGGAAGCCGATGTCACCGAAATCATGGAGCGACATATCGGCAAAGGAGAAATCGTGGAACGACTTCTGATGCCAGGAAAAAATGGTTCATTACCCACAGTCAAATCCTAA
- the mazG gene encoding nucleoside triphosphate pyrophosphohydrolase yields the protein MNQPSSKPSPSAPPTTCLSDLLAIMARLRGPDGCPWDREQTSQSLKPHLLEEVYEVLEAIDTGKPSALKEELGDLLLQILFHTQIASEQNHFSFDDVANGLADKLIRRHPHVFRPTTDLTPITTAQDVSRQWDQLKQQEQATQPGPQSVLQGVPKIAPALQRAFQVQKRASRAGFDWERIEPALEKFQEELNELYTAVADSIPRTQEGTLRPSNLPVQNTIEEEVGDAFFALVNVSRFLRVNPEEALRRATNKFISRFHFVESQATLEGKDLRDYTLPQLDKWWDAAKHLERQTPHTSERIKGMKT from the coding sequence ATGAATCAACCATCCTCAAAGCCTTCCCCCTCCGCTCCTCCGACAACATGTTTGTCAGATTTACTGGCAATCATGGCAAGATTGCGTGGACCGGACGGTTGCCCTTGGGACCGTGAACAAACCAGCCAGTCCTTAAAGCCCCATCTCCTTGAGGAAGTATATGAGGTGCTGGAGGCCATAGATACCGGGAAGCCTTCCGCTCTAAAGGAAGAATTAGGAGACCTCTTACTTCAGATTTTGTTTCATACACAAATTGCTTCAGAACAGAACCATTTTTCATTCGATGATGTGGCTAACGGTTTAGCCGATAAACTCATTCGACGCCACCCCCACGTTTTCCGACCGACCACCGATCTTACTCCTATCACAACAGCACAAGATGTAAGCCGGCAATGGGATCAACTTAAACAACAAGAACAAGCCACCCAACCGGGACCTCAGTCAGTTTTACAGGGAGTTCCCAAAATTGCTCCAGCCCTCCAGCGGGCATTTCAAGTTCAAAAACGGGCCTCTCGTGCAGGATTTGATTGGGAGAGGATCGAGCCGGCTTTGGAAAAATTCCAAGAAGAATTAAATGAATTATATACGGCCGTTGCGGATAGTATTCCGCGGACTCAGGAAGGGACTCTTCGGCCATCGAATCTGCCTGTTCAAAACACCATCGAAGAAGAGGTAGGCGATGCGTTCTTTGCGTTAGTAAATGTCTCCCGGTTCCTTCGAGTCAACCCTGAAGAGGCATTACGCCGCGCCACCAATAAATTTATCTCCAGGTTTCATTTTGTTGAATCACAAGCGACGTTGGAAGGAAAGGATCTTCGCGACTATACACTTCCGCAACTCGACAAATGGTGGGATGCGGCCAAACACCTGGAGCGTCAAACTCCACACACATCCGAACGCATCAAAGGAATGAAAACGTGA
- the ald gene encoding alanine dehydrogenase yields the protein MVIGVPKEIKDHEFRVALTPHGVKELCGRGHRVVIQEGAGEGSGFGDDLYRQAGAVLAPTPQATYGDAQLIVKVKEPHSEEWPFLRKDHVVFTYLHLAASKALTEALLNNGCAGIAYETTEDAKGQFPLLYPMSEIAGQMSVQIGAHYLEKQRGGSGVMLGGVAGVPPGEVVILGSGVVGASAVKIALGMGAKVTVLSLDLWQLRMLYDRYPGRLVTVASNQSMIHHFLTLADLVIGAVYLPAARTPRVITRSMISDMKPGSVLIDVSVDQGGCAETTHPTTHSDPVYVVDGVLHYAVANIPGIVPYTSTLALTNATLPFIVQLVEEGLEGSLRNHPGLRNGLSVLNGRVTCQAVADAHGLPYEPLPS from the coding sequence ATGGTGATTGGGGTCCCAAAAGAAATTAAGGATCATGAATTTCGAGTAGCACTGACTCCTCATGGTGTGAAGGAATTGTGTGGTCGTGGGCATCGGGTCGTGATTCAAGAGGGGGCCGGGGAGGGGAGTGGGTTTGGGGATGACCTCTATCGGCAAGCTGGTGCGGTTCTGGCTCCAACCCCACAAGCCACCTACGGAGATGCCCAATTAATTGTGAAGGTGAAAGAGCCGCATTCCGAAGAATGGCCTTTTCTCAGAAAAGATCATGTTGTCTTTACCTACTTGCATTTGGCCGCCTCCAAAGCCTTGACGGAGGCCCTGCTGAATAACGGGTGCGCGGGCATCGCCTACGAAACCACTGAGGATGCAAAAGGGCAATTTCCGCTCTTGTATCCCATGAGTGAAATTGCCGGTCAAATGTCGGTCCAAATTGGGGCACATTATTTGGAAAAACAACGTGGAGGTTCCGGGGTCATGTTAGGTGGGGTGGCTGGCGTTCCCCCAGGAGAGGTCGTGATTCTGGGATCCGGGGTTGTGGGCGCATCAGCCGTGAAAATTGCCTTAGGCATGGGAGCCAAAGTCACGGTGTTAAGTCTGGATTTATGGCAGTTACGCATGCTGTATGATCGCTATCCTGGTCGTCTTGTCACGGTTGCGTCCAATCAGTCAATGATTCACCATTTCCTCACCCTCGCGGATCTTGTCATTGGGGCCGTGTATCTTCCTGCGGCGAGAACGCCTCGAGTGATTACGCGATCTATGATTTCTGACATGAAACCCGGATCAGTTCTGATTGATGTTTCAGTTGATCAGGGTGGGTGTGCGGAGACGACCCATCCAACCACGCATAGCGATCCGGTTTATGTTGTCGATGGAGTCCTGCACTATGCCGTCGCAAATATTCCTGGGATTGTGCCGTATACATCGACTTTAGCCTTGACCAACGCCACGCTACCTTTTATAGTCCAGCTTGTTGAGGAAGGGTTGGAAGGTTCCCTGCGTAACCATCCTGGTTTGCGAAATGGATTGAGTGTGTTGAACGGTCGAGTGACATGCCAAGCCGTTGCCGATGCCCATGGATTACCGTATGAGCCCCTTCCTTCCTGA
- the lpdA gene encoding dihydrolipoyl dehydrogenase, which yields MTVSPRIVIIGSGPGGYVAAIRAAQLGATVTILEEQVLGGVCLNWGCIPSKTLLGFIDLGERVRHAQPFGLNIEGPVTYDLARMVARKEEVVRGLVKGIGTLLKQWKITHVPGRGELVSNRQVRITHPDGSSSTLDADAIILATGSSWPQLPQFPIDGQRVLTSKDALDLTEIPRSMVIVGAGVEGCEFACLLSGLGSEVSVVEMMPSVLPLEDEDTISTMTRELKKRKIQLYLNTQISKWTAVDEGVRVTLASGEELVAGHLLVSVGRRLNSGQLGLDQVGVEIGSKGEILVNEKMETSVLGIYAIGDVTGKFMLAHVASAQGKVAVSNAMGRPQAINYDVIPAGIFTLPEIGRVGLTEAQARERGLAVAIGRFKYAGLGKAQAVGEPFGHFKVISDEQTRKILGVHIIGAHAADLIHEAAMAMQGGLTVEDLANMIHAHPTFSEGLMEAAEDVEGMAIHQVRKR from the coding sequence ATGACCGTGTCTCCCCGCATCGTGATTATCGGATCAGGCCCTGGTGGGTATGTGGCCGCGATACGTGCCGCTCAATTAGGGGCTACGGTGACGATCCTGGAAGAACAGGTGCTGGGGGGGGTGTGCCTGAATTGGGGCTGTATTCCCAGTAAAACCCTGTTGGGCTTTATTGATCTCGGTGAACGGGTTCGGCATGCCCAGCCGTTTGGCCTCAACATTGAAGGGCCGGTGACCTATGATCTTGCCCGCATGGTCGCGCGCAAGGAGGAAGTGGTTCGCGGGTTGGTGAAGGGGATTGGCACGTTATTGAAGCAGTGGAAAATTACGCACGTGCCGGGGCGGGGCGAATTAGTCAGTAACCGGCAGGTACGGATTACCCACCCTGATGGGTCTTCCTCCACCCTTGATGCCGATGCCATTATTCTTGCCACCGGTTCTTCCTGGCCTCAACTGCCTCAGTTTCCTATTGATGGTCAACGGGTGCTGACCAGTAAAGACGCGTTGGATTTAACGGAGATCCCCAGGAGCATGGTGATTGTCGGCGCCGGGGTAGAAGGCTGTGAGTTCGCCTGCCTGTTGAGCGGGCTGGGATCGGAAGTGAGCGTCGTGGAAATGATGCCTTCGGTGCTGCCTCTCGAGGATGAAGATACCATCTCCACCATGACCCGTGAATTGAAGAAACGCAAGATTCAACTTTATCTCAATACGCAGATTTCCAAATGGACCGCAGTTGATGAAGGCGTGCGAGTGACGCTGGCTTCGGGAGAAGAGCTGGTTGCCGGCCACCTGCTGGTTTCGGTCGGGCGTCGTTTGAACTCCGGCCAATTAGGGCTGGATCAGGTTGGGGTTGAGATCGGAAGCAAGGGTGAAATTCTGGTCAACGAAAAAATGGAAACCTCCGTTCTCGGTATTTATGCGATTGGAGATGTGACGGGAAAATTCATGTTGGCTCATGTTGCGTCGGCTCAAGGAAAGGTGGCGGTCTCAAACGCGATGGGCCGGCCGCAGGCCATTAATTATGATGTCATTCCTGCGGGAATATTTACCTTGCCGGAAATCGGGCGAGTCGGGCTGACCGAGGCCCAAGCCCGCGAACGTGGTTTGGCCGTCGCGATCGGACGATTCAAATATGCCGGTCTCGGAAAAGCCCAGGCTGTCGGAGAGCCATTTGGCCATTTCAAAGTGATTTCGGATGAACAGACCAGGAAAATCCTTGGCGTCCATATTATCGGTGCCCATGCGGCGGACCTTATTCATGAAGCCGCTATGGCGATGCAGGGTGGGTTGACCGTCGAGGATCTTGCCAACATGATCCATGCTCATCCGACATTTTCGGAGGGGTTGATGGAGGCGGCTGAGGATGTGGAGGGCATGGCGATTCATCAGGTGCGAAAGCGGTAA
- a CDS encoding cupredoxin domain-containing protein, protein MGIHSEFYYTRLILGLVLMMGYWSLSDGLYAQTSESSLSLVEEPFGQQVMISMESYAFTPSEFVVKTGTPVTLTLSNQSFLVPHNFLLDGPSGIRLVDVDISSGDTKAVTLTLTEPGIYPFYCDKQLLFFPTHREQGMEGRLIVR, encoded by the coding sequence ATGGGTATCCATTCTGAATTTTATTATACACGATTGATATTGGGTCTTGTTCTAATGATGGGTTATTGGAGTCTTTCCGATGGCCTTTACGCTCAAACCTCAGAGTCTTCCTTGTCTTTGGTGGAGGAACCCTTCGGACAACAGGTGATGATCAGTATGGAAAGTTACGCTTTTACGCCATCCGAATTTGTGGTCAAAACGGGTACACCGGTGACACTGACTCTGAGTAATCAGTCATTTTTAGTTCCTCACAATTTTTTGCTGGATGGTCCTAGCGGCATTCGTCTGGTGGATGTGGATATTTCCAGCGGCGACACTAAGGCCGTCACCCTTACCTTGACCGAGCCCGGCATTTATCCATTTTATTGCGATAAACAGCTCCTGTTCTTTCCCACGCATCGTGAGCAAGGGATGGAAGGCCGTCTCATCGTCCGCTAG